The proteins below come from a single Pichia kudriavzevii chromosome 2, complete sequence genomic window:
- a CDS encoding uncharacterized protein (PKUD0B12590; similar to Saccharomyces cerevisiae YKL124W (SSH4); ancestral locus Anc_2.448) → MDSLILLIGATGILVVTLVFTIVYLAISLCLDTDEDSEGYDLPSNLQLNLNKYNMLNNFKDFQKMSDSEKLTHLLKTAYCKLNPFKLEHIEINTNNITTESLLIRDRGIAAFYFNDYYDQITPLVEKLENTTNVNERSSLLLNPESEFSNNNLLNLLKYYHYERILNKFPPFVVEDLIELNFKSNKSGMFSYSTILNLPLPTTNRKNNIVYFESKLLKFNSSKTQISLGLVSDPNYPNFLLPGEVPYSFAIESNGKLNMTSNDASDDMIVLPYLQEGDVVGFGYKSITGTLFLTHNGKLIHEMIKYFKFKLYPCIGIKNLQESDKLDPTIVNVNLGQLGFVYIEANVKKLGFCENKNDGLIGAPPLYNMQIDSNEIVLDKGDDIPPTYPDSFFGDVKVQPNDEKLTTISDPPSYNNNNNNKTNDDEDNSNTKMTDEEYELLTTSQKELTGTSNSEVVGPSSDDLVGTMSNQTVETLTNETVGTSNTKHSKKKLKTKSKNKGKSKGKNKRKGKRSKTAF, encoded by the coding sequence ATGGATTCTctgatattgttgattgGTGCCACAGGAATACTCGTCGTCACATTGGTGTTCACAATAGTATACTTGGCGATCTCGTTATGTTTAGACACCGATGAAGACAGCGAAGGTTATGATTTACCATCGAACTTACAGTTGAATCTAAACAAATACAACATGTTGAACAACTTCAAGGATTTCCAGAAGATGAGTGACTCGGAGAAACTAACACATCTACTGAAGACGGCATATTGTAAGTTGAATCCATTCAAATTGGAGCacattgaaatcaataccaataatATAACCACAGAGTCGTTGTTGATTAGAGATCGTGGAATTGCTGCATTTTACTTCAATGACTACTATGACCAGATCACCCCCCTGGTGgagaaattggaaaataccACAAATGTCAATGAACGCTCGTCGCTTCTGCTCAACCCGGAatctgaattttcaaataataacCTGCTCAATCTACTAAAATACTACCATTATGAAAGGATTCTAAATAAGTTCCCGCCATTTGTTGTCGAAGATTTGATTGAgttgaatttcaaatcaaacaagtCGGGAATGTTCTCCTATTCAACCATCCTCAATCTACCGCTGCCAACAACCAACAGAAAGAATAATATTGTGTATTTCGAAAGTAAGTTACTAAAGTTCAACAGCTCGAAGACTCAAATCAGCTTGGGCTTAGTTAGCGATCCCAACTACCCTAACTTTTTGCTACCGGGGGAAGTTCCTTACTCATTTGCAATCGAATCAAATGGCAAATTGAATATGACATCGAATGACGCTTCTGATGATATGATCGTACTACCCTATTTACAAGAAGGTGACGTGGTTGGGTTTGGGTACAAATCAATCACCGGCACTTTGTTTTTAACCCATAATGGTAAGTTGATCCACGAAATGATCAAAtacttcaaattcaagctCTATCCCTGTATTGGTATTAAGAACCTCCAGGAATCTGATAAGTTAGATCCAACCATAGTCAACGTGAATCTAGGCCAGTTGGGCTTTGTCTATATCGAGGCAAATGTGAAAAAATTAGGGTTTTgtgaaaacaaaaacgaTGGTCTGATTGGTGCTCCTCCGCTCTATAACATGCAGATTGACAGCAATGAAATTGTACTTGACAAGGGAGATGATATACCACCAACCTATCCGGACTCCTTCTTTGGTGACGTCAAAGTTCAACCAAACGATGAAAAGCTGACCACAATCAGTGATCCTCCAAGctacaataacaacaataataacaaaactaatgatgatgaagacaatAGCAATACAAAAATGACCGACGAAGAGTATGAGTTATTAACTACCTCGCAGAAGGAGCTTACAGGGACGTCCAATAGCGAGGTGGTTGGCCCTTCAAGTGATGATTTAGTTGGCACCATGAGTAACCAAACTGTGGAAACATTAACTAACGAGACAGTCGGAACATCGAATACAAAGcattccaagaaaaaactTAAGACtaaaagcaaaaacaaGGGCAAGAGCAAGGGCAAGAACAAGAGGAAAGGAAAACGGAGTAAGACGGCCTTCTAA
- a CDS encoding uncharacterized protein (PKUD0B12600; similar to Saccharomyces cerevisiae YKL065C (YET1) and YMR040W (YET2); ancestral locus Anc_2.603) translates to MSIQMSLVFALTTLEMVIVGLLLLPLPPKLQTVLISNYDKLISNPNISIILSFIDVLIGIMFVDAFKNGFGMIGKEDEVIEYSKNLWETRSRKFYSQRNMYILGAVLSFQVCIWFIMMLLKSTVKHNDLLSGKIAQREGDKAANEKPDPELAERARVLELDVETLKKQYDQLWAEYSKKNTDTTEADDKDDKETKKDL, encoded by the coding sequence ATGTCAATTCAAATGAGCCTAGTATTTGCATTAACCACCCTCGAAATGGTTATCGTTGGGCTGTTATTGTTACCTTTACCACCAAAACTACAGACTGTTTTAATTAGCAACTATGACAAATTGATTTCCAATCCCAACATTAGTATAATTCTTTCCTTTATTGATGTTTTGATTGGAATTATGTTTGTTGATGCATTCAAGAATGGCTTTGGCATGAttggaaaagaagatgaagttaTTGAATACTCGAAAAACTTATGGGAAACCAGATCACGGAAGTTTTATTCCCAGAGAAACATGTATATACTGGGGGCTGTATTGTCATTTCAAGTTTGTATTTGGTTTATTATGATGCTCTTAAAATCAACAGTCAAACACAATGATCTTCTATCTGGAAAGATAGCCCAAAGAGAGGGAGACAAGGCTGCCAACGAGAAGCCAGATCCAGAATTGGCAGAAAGGGCAAGAGTGTTAGAACTTGATGTCGAAacattgaagaagcagTACGATCAGCTTTGGGCAGAGTACTCCAAGAAGAATACCGACACTACAGAGGCGGACGACAAAGACGACaaggaaacaaagaaagatttaTAA